Proteins found in one Arachis stenosperma cultivar V10309 chromosome 8, arast.V10309.gnm1.PFL2, whole genome shotgun sequence genomic segment:
- the LOC130943581 gene encoding cysteine protease XCP2 yields MALRCSLSKTLILTCTLCLIFVPLAHGNDFSIVGYSTEDLRSMDKLIDLFESWMSKHSKIYDSIEEKLLRFEVFKDNLKHIDERNKALTNYWLGLNEFADLTHQEFRNKYLGLKIDHSSATRRDSSQFAYRDVDLPKSVDWRKKGAVTQVKNQGSCGSCWAFSTVAAVEGINQIVTGNLTSLSEQELIDCDTTYNNGCNGGLMDYAFSFIVQNGGLHKEEDYPYIMEEGTCDMRKEESEVVTITGYHDVPQNDEQSLLKALANQPLSVAIEASGRDFQFYSGGVFDGHCGTELDHGVAAVGYGTSKGLDYIVVKNSWGPKWGEKGYIRMRRNIGKPEGICGLYKMASYPTKKK; encoded by the exons ATGGCCTTACGTTGTTCCTTGTCAAAAACACTGATCCTGACCTGCACCTTATGCTTAATatttgtgcctttggcacatgGCAACGATTTCTCCATTGTAGGGTATTCAACAGAGGACTTGAGGTCCATGGACAAGCTCATTGACCTCTTCGAGTCATGGATGTCGAAACACAGCAAGATCTACGACTCCATCGAGGAGAAGCTCCTTAGGTTCGAGGTTTTCAAGGACAATCTGAAGCACATTGACGAGAGGAACAAGGCTCTCACCAACTATTGGCTGGGGCTGAATGAGTTTGCTGATTTGACGCACCAAGAATTCAGAAACAAGTACCTTGGTCTCAAGATTGATCACTCCTCCGCAACAAGAAGAGACTCCTCACAATTCGCATACAGAGATGTTGATTTGCCTAAGTCAGTGGATTGGAGAAAGAAAGGTGCTGTCACCCAAGTGAAGAATCAAGGCTCATGCG GTAGCTGCTGGGCGTTTTCCACTGTTGCCGCGGTTGAAGGAATCAACCAGATTGTGACAGGAAATTTGACATCCTTGTCTGAACAAGAGTTGATCGATTGTGACACAACTTATAACAATGGTTGCAATGGTGGTCTCATGGACTATGCATTCTCCTTCATTGTACAAAATGGTGGTCTCCACAAAGAGGAAGACTATCCTTACATCATGGAGGAAGGCACTTGCGACATGAGAAAG GAAGAATCTGAGGTTGTCACCATCACCGGCTACCACGACGTGCCGCAGAACGACGAACAGAGCCTACTGAAGGCACTTGCAAACCAGCCCCTCAGTGTTGCCATAGAGGCTTCAGGAAGAGATTTCCAGTTCTATAGTGGG GGTGTGTTCGATGGACACTGCGGAACAGAACTTGATCATGGTGTGGCTGCTGTTGGTTACGGAACATCAAAAGGGTTGGATTATATCGTAGTCAAGAATTCATGGGGACCAAAGTGGGGGGAGAAAGGATACATTAGGATGAGGAGAAACATTGGAAAGCCTGAGGGTATTTGTGGTCTCTACAAGATGGCATCTTATCCCACTAAGAAGAAATAA
- the LOC130945121 gene encoding AT-hook motif nuclear-localized protein 10, whose protein sequence is MSGSEMGRREGFTVGLHSHNSMRLDFSDGPALYSNSNNNPLAPPSASPTYHPSTAVTAAPININGSAVGGIESLAALPQGGHIGSSSEPKKKRGRPRKYVPDGGGVGLGLNPDSSAPGMTVNHSQNQNPNLNSSLNQNQSGGGAMSPAIASATPNSNSGKKRGRPRGSLNKHPHLKGLGLAKLTFTPHVLTVKSGEDLGVKVTSISMDGPRNICILTANGTISNVTLSQPSIPGGTVTYEGRFEILALCGSFLLSDNGQFQRTGSLSLTLSGPDGRVMGGAIAGVCVAASPIQIVFASFLVDGGYKKMKSSNQNQNQNQMGTLPSSPNVLPAGQSSSPSHGTLSESSGGAGSPLNLSTDVCNNNNTPQGISGMPWK, encoded by the exons ATGTCGGGATCGGAGATGGGAAGAAGAGAAGGCTTCACCGTTGGGCTTCACAGCCATAACAGCATGCGTTTGGACTTTTCTGATGGCCCTGCTCTCTAcagcaacagcaacaacaacccTCTTGCGCCACCTTCTGCTTCTCCAACTTACCACCCTTCCACCGCAGTCACCGCTGCACCTATCAACATCAATGGCAGCGCGGTTGGCGGCATCGAATCGTTGGCGGCGCTGCCACAGGGCGGCCACATCGGGAGTAGCTCTGAGccgaagaagaagagagggaggCCAAGGAAATACGTACCGGATGGTGGCGGCGTAGGGTTAGGGTTGAATCCAGATTCTTCTGCTCCTGGTATGACCGTTAACCATAGCCAGAACCAGAATCCGAATCTGAATTCGAGCTTGAACCAGAATCAGTCCGGTGGCGGAGCTATGTCGCCGGCAATTGCTTCCGCCACACCTAATTCTAATTCCGGGAAGAAAAGGGGAAGGCCTCGTGGCTCTCTCAACAAGCATCCTCACTTAAAGGGTCTTG GATTGGCAAAACTTACTTTCACTCCGCATGTTCTTACTGTGAAATCTGGAGAG GATCTGGGAGTAAAGGTTACGTCCATCTCCATGGATGGTCCAAGAAATATTTGTATCTTAACAGCAAATGGAACCATATCTAATGTAACACTTAGCCAACCTTCGATACCTGGAGGAACTGTGACCTATGAG GGACGATTTGAGATCCTGGCACTCTGTggttcttttcttctttctgaTAATGGTCAGTTCCAAAGAACTGGTTCTTTAAGTCTGACCTTGTCTGGGCCTGATGGTCGGGTTATGGGTGGTGCAATCGCAGGTGTTTGTGTAGCTGCTTCCCCAATTCAG ATAGTTTTCGCAAGCTTCCTTGTAGATGGTGGTTACAAGAAAATGAAGTCATCGAACCAGAACCAGAACCAGAACCAGATGGGGACCTTACCTTCCTCCCCTAATGTTCTCCCGGCTGGTCAAAGCAGCTCGCCATCGCATGGCACTCTTAGTGAATCTTCTGGTGGAGCCGGGAGCCCACTTAACCTGAGTACAGATGTTTGCAATAACAATAACACCCCACAAGGAATTTCCGGAATGCCCTGGAAATGA